A region from the Drosophila mauritiana strain mau12 chromosome 2L, ASM438214v1, whole genome shotgun sequence genome encodes:
- the LOC117150727 gene encoding probable G-protein coupled receptor 158 isoform X4, which produces MELCIATKSKIVTAQSSMPQSSQCSSSSSSNCRNYQKKCHQNQTNTQVQSTQRSNCSSHSDRDHLTNQQKQQNQRTNSATAASAASAAAATSSNSTSSSSKNIREPSSSTQLNTLYALLVLLIVGLATATASPSPSPSHAPFGRESRRDALLAYYKRAHLPQSSSSSGGVSLGHKYHLLHDANGLDFDELTPTASSVSALSRAERFRLRKRSATPTTPVTPLDVATAAAAATDAAAKDAGSGKKPEEKCEPKVLETLPDEPFYDYTDIAEDAARQFIEFLSGKFPNANTPIAIDEPTRAEVSRRANGIASYALNEDDNLLAFAIAAPSIHTVVVKFRDNVTIPPDQVHNKAYLGSYWRELGAAWNSTDGTQEWGAPFRDCNLLTRRWLWPFRISFSEHRIKVVAAAFIAADEDVCNDGLEEVFGRRHGCDRNTTFCLLTENKPAATRDVYTCLCRESYYLPNSTLQGFRGDRVELSEGYDNYSCIPCPGGCTNCDSNGVCLTFQEEEVLNVDACLRLLVAIVLGACILCCIVLGVIVFRQRKCKAIASGMWTVLETILLGIVLLYASVAVHFFPASTERCLLEPWLRELGFITCYGAIILKLYRHLVDFRTRKAHRWVLRDVDLLKYLGTMVFAVICYMAAFTASSLDLLESAQLESLREADTNTCHPLKWELVTQTSEMLILCFGLHLSIASRNANTQFRERQFLVTALTLEFLVSSSFYFLRFVYLPEMSPSAILLALFIRSQLTNSFALGLIFVPKLWYQHKQGTSHDAGQRLGGGYAGLCLGDPDIGELTISEMSPEDIRAELKRLYTQLEIMKNKTLRQDNPHISKRRGGRKAGHRRFSLQALSAKHRSNKHHQDIEITEAEPSRTPEDSVCSAEGPTDTYAEISGVSHSMLSHSMVSHSVVSHSK; this is translated from the exons ATGGAACTGTgcatagcaacaaagtcaAAAATTGTAACCGCTCAGAGTTCAATGCCGCAAAGCAGccaatgcagcagcagcagcagcagcaactgccgAAACTATCAAAAGAAATGCCAccaaaatcaaacaaacacTCAAGTACAGAGCACTCAGCGAAGCAATTGCAGCAGCCACAGCGATCGAGACCACCTGACAAAccaacaaaagcaacagaaCCAACGAACAAATagtgcaacagcagcaagtgcagcaagtgcagcagctgcaacatcatcaaattccaCTAGCAGCAGCAGTAAAAACATCAGGGAGCCGAGCAGCAGCACACAATTAAACACCCTCTACGCGCTGCTGGTGCTTTTGATAGTCGGCCTTGCCACAGCCACCGCCTCGCCCAGTCCCAgccccagccacgcccccttcggCCGCGAGAGCAGGCGCGATGCTCTTTTGGCCTACTACAAAAGGGCGCACCTGCcgcagagcagcagcagcagcggtgGCGTTTCCCTGGGGCACAAGTATCACCTGCTGCACGATGCCAATGGCCTTGACTTTGACGAGCTAACGCCCACCGCCAGCAGCGTGTCCGCTCTCAGTCGGGCGGAGCGTTTTCGGTTGCGTAAGCGCAGCGCCACGCCCACAACGCCCGTCACTCCACTGGatgttgcaactgcagcagcagcggcaacagatGCAGCAGCAAAGGATGCGGGCAGCGGGAAGAAGCCGGAGGAGAAGTGCGAGCCAAAAGTACTCGAAACGCTGCCAGATGAGCCG TTTTACGACTACACCGACATCGCCGAGGATGCCGCACGCCagtttattgaatttttatcGGGCAAATTCCCAAATGCCAACACACCGATTGCCATCGATGAGCCGACACGTGCGGAGGTGAGTCGCCGGGCCAATGGAATCGCCAGCTACGCCCTCAACGAGGACGACAATCTGCTGGCCTTCGCCATTGCCGCGCCCAGCATTCACACGGTGGTCGTTAAATTCAGGGATAACGTTACG ATACCACCGGATCAGGTGCACAATAAGGCATATTTGGGTTCCTATTGGCGGGAGTTGGG TGCGGCCTGGAACAGCACGGACGGCACCCAGGAGTGGGGCGCTCCCTTTCGCGACTGCAACCTGTTGACGCGACGCTGGCTCTGGCCATTTCGCATATCCTTCAGCGAGCACAGGATCAA AGTTGTGGCGGCTGCCTTCATTGCCGCCGATGAGGATGTGTGCAACGATGGCCTGGAGGAAGTTTTCGGTCGCCGCCACGG TTGCGATCGGAATACGACCTTCTGCCTGCTCACCGAGAACAAACCCGCCGCCACCCGGGATGTGTACACCTGTCTGTGCCGGGAATCCTACTACCTGCCCAACTCCACGCTCCAGGGATTCCGTGGCGATCGGGTGGAGCTGTCCGAGGGCTACGACAACTACTCGTGCATTCCGTGTCCCGGCGGATGCACCAACTGCGATAGCAACGGCGTCTGTCTGACCTtccaggaggaggaggtgctCAATGTGGACGCCTGCCTGCGCCTCCTGGTGGCCATCGTCCTGGGCGCCTGCATCCTGTGCTGCATCGTCCTCGGCGTGATTGTCTTCCGGCAGCGAAAGTGCAAG GCCATTGCGTCTGGCATGTGGACTGTGCTGGAGACGATATTGCTGGGCATTGTTTTACTTTATGCATCT GTTGCCGTCCATTTCTTTCCCGCATCCACCGAGCGCTGCCTTCTGGAGCCCTGGCTCCGGGAGCTGGGCTTCATCACCTGCTACGGCGCCATCATCCTGAAGCTGTACCGCCACCTGGTGGACTTCCGCACCCGGAAGGCGCATCGCTGGGTGCTGCGCGACGTGGACCTGCTCAAGTATCTGGGCACCATGGTCTTCGCCGTCATCTGCTACATGGCCGCCTTTACGGCCTCGTCGCTGGATCTCCTCGAAAGTGCGCAGCTGGAGAGCCTCAGGGAGGCGGACACGAACACCTGCCATCCGCTCAAGTGGGAGCTGGTCACGCAGACCAGCGAGATGCTCATCCTGTGCTTCGGGCTGCACCTGTCCATCGCCAGTCGGAATGCCAACACCCAGTTCCGG GAACGACAATTTCTGGTCACCGCCCTGACGCTGGAGTTCCTGGTCTCGTCCAGCTTCTACTTTCTGCGCTTTGTCTACCTGCCGGAAATGAGTCCCAGCGCCATCTTGCTGGCCCTGTTCATCCGCTCCCAGCTGACGAATAGTTTCGCCTTGGGTCTGATATTTGTGCCAAAGTTGTGGTATCAGCACAAGCAG GGTACGTCACACGACGCCGGCCAGCGGCTGGGCGGAGGATATGCCGGGCTCTGTCTGGGCGATCCGGACATCGGGGAGCTGACCATATCCGAAATGAGTCCCGAGGACATACGCGCCGAACTCAAAAG ACTGTATACCCAACTGGAGATAATGAAGAACAAGACTCTGAGGCAGGACAATCCGCACATCAGTAAGCGACGTGGCGGACGCAAGGCGGGTCACCGTCGCTTCTCCCTGCAG GCTCTAAGTGCCAAACATCGCAGCAACAAGCATCATCAGGACATCGAGATCACCGAGGCGGAACCTTCCAGGACGCCCGAGGACTCGGTGTGCAGTGCCGAAGGACCCACGGATACCTATGCGGAAATCTCCGGCGTGTCCCACTCAATGCTCTCCCACTCGATGGTCTCCCACTCCGTGGTCTCGCACTCGAAGTAA